A single genomic interval of Pomacea canaliculata isolate SZHN2017 linkage group LG5, ASM307304v1, whole genome shotgun sequence harbors:
- the LOC112563469 gene encoding LOW QUALITY PROTEIN: uncharacterized protein LOC112563469 (The sequence of the model RefSeq protein was modified relative to this genomic sequence to represent the inferred CDS: deleted 2 bases in 1 codon), giving the protein MEIAVAEQDLSMLAEYNLTMDQLLTSSGLYADSRWFEPSTEICIVVAFCAAVGMGLLGNALVGLVLLRKGNLRAAQLVRDEPGPVRPAHLRALHPFHAAAPDQEELASRGGAVPRGPDAATDPRLRLHLTILCIAVDRYCAIVCTARTRPSQQAHARLVIPAVWLLSLALSTPLALTHRLQHVRNLTGDVLLTLCVEHWESDALLGVYTVCVLLFQYVLPGATVAALHLLICRFLRTHTHLPCEAKGQPPEAASPSQKHGAVERHLSSPSPWSGCPSPSSISSPTSTTPSSGLPSSFASSTPCACCSRLSLSSSTPSCTVCSTPTSGKVCAAAAVVVLLLLVVVVVAGATHGAAAGSRRYSLPRPSRLSHRIGGQRQPRTVVVKRQLGLNNK; this is encoded by the exons ATGGAGATAGCCGTGGCAGAGCAAGACCTGTCGATGCTGGCGGAGTACAACCTGACCATGGATCAGCTGCTGACCTCTAGCGGTCTTTATGCCGACAGCCGCTGGTTCGAACCCTCCACCGAGATATGCATCGTCGTGGCCTTCTGCGCTGCCGTGGGCATGGGGTTGCTGGGAAACGCCCTCGTGGGGCTGGTGCTCCTGCGCAAGGGCAACCTCCG CGCCGCGCAATTGGTACGTGATGAACCTGGTCCTGTCCGACCTGCTCATCTGCGTGCTCTGCATCCCTTTCACGCTGCTGCGCCTGACCAGGAAGAACTGGCCTCTAGGGGAGGTGCTGTGCCGCGTGGCCCCGACGCTGCAACTGACCCACGTCTTCGTCTCCATCTGACCATCCTCTGCATCGCCGTCGACCGCTACTGCGCCATCGTCTGCACTGCGCGAACCAGGCCCAGCCAGCAGGCTCATGCACGGCTCGTCATCCCGGCTGTCTGGCTCCTCTCCCTCGCGCTGTCTACCCCACTGGCTTTGACCCATCGCTTGCAGCACGTGCGTAACCTGACCGGCGACGTGCTGCTGACATTATGCGTGGAGCATTGGGAGTCGGATGCCTTGCTGGGCGTCTACACCGTCTGCGTCCTTCTCTTCCAGTACGTCCTACCCGGCGCCACCGTCGCGGCCTTGCATCTCCTCATCTGCCGCTTCCTGCGCACTCACACGCACCTGCCGTGCGAGGCCAAAGGTCAGCCGCCGGAAGCTGCATCGCCATCGCAAAAACATGGCGCTGTTGAGCGTCATCTCTCCTCACCTTCTCCCTGGAGTGGCTGCCCATCACCATCGTCAATATCCTCGCCGACTTCGACTACTCCGTCTTCAGGTCTGCCGAGCAGTTTTGCCTCGTCTACGCCCTGTGCCTGCTGTTCGCGCTTATCTCTGTCTTCGTCAACCCCGTCTTGTACGGTTTGTTCAACTCCAACTTCCGGCAAAGTCTGCGCAGCTGCTGCGGTCGTTGTActactgctgctggtggtggtggtagtggcagGAGCAACACACGGCGCGGCAGCAGGGAGCAGACGGTACAGTCTGCCCCGACCATCTCGGCTTTCCCACAGAATAGGTGGGCAACGGCAACCGAGGACTGTTGTCGTGAAGAGGCAACTGGggttaaataacaaataa